The Ketogulonicigenium robustum nucleotide sequence CACGTCCGATCTGTCGCGCAACTACCGCTTTGGCCTTGCACTTGGCCAAGGGCGCGCGCCAGATAGCGGTGTCACCGTCGAAGGTGTGGCAACTGCCGACGCAGCCCACCGCCTTGCCCAAAAGCTGGGTATCGACATGCCGATCACCGCAGCCGTCGCCCAACTGGCCCGCGGCGAAATCACCCCCGCCGATGCCATGCAAGACCTGTTGGCACGGCCCCTGAAGGAAGAATAAATGCGCTTCGCCATTATCTGCCGCGACAAGGCCGACTCGCTTGAAATCCGCATGAGCAACCGCGAAGCGCATCTGGCGTTTCTGGCCACCGGCCCGGTCGAACAGGCTGGCCCCTTTCTGGACACCGACGGCAAAATGGTCGGCTCGATGCTGATCGTCGATTTCGACACGCTGGCCGATGCGCAAAGCTGGGCCGCCAAAGACCCCTATGCCAATGCGGGTTTGTTCGAAACCGTCTACATCGACCAGTGGAAAAAAGTCATCGGCTGATGGCCTATTGGCTGCTGAAATCCGAACCCGATACGTTCGGCTGGGACCACCAGCTTGCCTTGGGCGCGGGCGGCGGCGCGTGGACGGGTGTGCGCAACTATCAGGCGCGCAACGCGATGCGCGCGATGCAGGTCGGCGATTTGGCGCTGTTCTATCATTCGAACATCGGCAAAGCGGTGGTCGGCATCGTGCGCGTCACCGCGCTATCGGCCCCCGACCCCACCACCGACGACCCCCGCTGGGATTGCGTGACAGTTGCAGCCCTGATGCCACTGCCCCAGCCGGTATCTTTGGCCACTATTAAAGCGACACCCGCCTTGGCAGAAATGGCCCTGGTAAAGGCGCCGCGGCTTTCAGTCCAACCGGTCGATCCGGCGCATTTCGCGCTGATTTGTCGGATGGGCGGGCTGATGCACCCGCCCGTTTCGCAGGGCGGCTGACGCCTGCACGCCCGCAACCAAAACGACGCGCTGGCCCAACTGCACACTGAACCGCATCGTGCGCCGCCGTTGCTGCTGCGCATAGTGTGAAATCGTTGCCCCGTGCCGCACCTGATGCCCCTGCCGCTATCGTTGTTACCGGCGCAGAATCGCGTGACAGGGTTAATATTTCGCAAATGCCTGTGCGGTTGACCGATCACCGACCGATGGCTATCTGCTGTAGCATACCGACACCGCACCCTCGCCGACCCGTCGCGCCAAAATCGGAGCTGAAATGGCCAACTTCCTCTACCAGAACGACCTGCCCGACGGGCTTGACCTTGGCCCCGTCGTCGCCATCGACTGCGAGACGATGGGCCTTAATCCGCACCGCGACCGGCTGTGTCTGGTGCAGATGTCGGGCGGCGACGGCAATGCCCATCTGGTGCAGGTCGCCCCCGGCCAGACCAGCGCCCCCAACCTTGCCCGCATGCTGGAAGACCCGAACGTCTTGAAACTGTTCCACTTTGGCCGGTTCGACATTGCGGCGATGTACAACAGCTTTGGCGCACTGGCCCAGCCGGTTTACTGCACCAAGATCGCATCGAAGATGGTGCGGACGTTTACCGATCGGCACGGGCTGAAATACCTACTGCAAGATCTGGTCGGCGTCGACATTTCGAAACAGCAGCAACAGTCGGACTGGGGCGCCAGCACGCTGACAACCGCGCAAATGGATTATGCGGCATCCGACGTGCTGTACCTGCACCGCCTGCGCGCGCGTCTGGATGAAATGCTGGAACGCGAGGGTCGCACCGCGCTGGCGCAGTCCTGCTTCGACTTCCTGCCCACCCGTGCCCGCCTTGATCTGGAAGGCTGGCCCGATATCGACATTTTTGCGCACTGATCCCATGACCCAATCGAACAGCGATCTTGCCGTCGGCGCCCGCGTTATTCTGGACGAAGCAGCCGGCCTGACCCGACTGGCCGAGGTTTTGGACAGCCGCTTTACCGACGCTGTCGCGATGATGGCCGCGGCCAAGGGGCGGGTGATTTGTTCGGGCATGGGCAAATCAGGCCATATCGCCCGTAAAATCGTGGCGACGCTGGCCTCTACCGGTACACCCGCGCAGTTCATCCACCCCGCCGAGGCCAGCCACGGCGATTTGGGCATGATTACCGCCGATGACGTGCTGCTGATCCTGTCGAATTCGGGCGAGACGCCGGAACTGGCAGACATTATCGCCTATGCGCGGCGCTTTCGTATTCCGCTGATCGGCGTTGCATCGCGCGCCGACAGCACGCTGCTGACGCAGTCGGATGTGGCCATCGTGCTGCCCGCCATGCCCGAAGCGTGCGGCATCGGCGTGGTTCCCACGACATCGACCACCATGACGCTAGCCCTTGGCGATGCGCTGGCCATTGCCTTGATGGAGCGCCGGCATTTCACCGCCGAAAACTTCCGCGCCTTCCACCCCGGCGGCAAGCTGGGCGCACGCCTGTCGAAGGTGCGCGACCTGATGCACGGCGGCGACGCGCTGCCGCTGGTCGCCGCCGATACGCCGATGCCTGACGTGCTGCTGACGATGACCCATAAAGGCTTCGGCGTTGTCGGCGTCACCGATGCCGGAGGTCGCCTGTCCGGCATTATCACCGATGGTGACCTACGCCGCCACATGCGCGGTTTGCTGGATTTGACCGCCACGCAAGTGATGACAGCCAAGCCCAGCACGATTTCGCCCGATGCTTTGGCCGCCGAGGCGCTGGCGCAGATGCAAGACCGCAAAATCACCAGCCTGTTCGTGACGGCGGCAGATAGCGCGCTGCCGGTCGGCCTTATTCATATTCATGACTGCCTGCGCGCGGGGGTAGTCTGACACGATGGCACGGGGCGGCGACGCATATTCCCGCTTCATCGCCCTGCTGACGGTGATCTTGCCGCTGGCGGCACTGGGACTGATGGCGGGGCTGTTCCTGTCCTCGCGCACGCGCGCGCCCGACGCGAACACCTTTGAAAACGCAGCACAAATCGCGGCAGATCCACATGTGGGCGAGCCGAAGGTCACAGGCGTCGCCGCCGACGGGTCGACCGTATCAATCGTGGGCGAGGAAGTGCGCCAGATCGCCAACACCCCCGACGAGGTTCAAATCACCCGCCCTTTCGGCGACATCACGTTGCCCAGCGGCGTGGTGCTGCATGTCTCGGCCGGAAATGGCCTGTTCAACACCACGCAACAAGTCGCTGACCTGAGCGGGTTGGTCTGGGTGGAAAGCGGGGCACAGTGGCGGGTCGAGACATCGGCCCTGACGGTCGATCTGGCCAATGCCATCATGGAAACCAAGGGCGCGCTCGAGGCGCGATCGCCTTTCGGGCGGCTAACCGCCGGCCATATGCGCGCGACATCGACACCCGTGCAACCAAATGGCGAAGGCGGCCTGCAAGTGCTTTTCTCGGACGGGGTTAGGCTGTTATATCAACCCGTACCCATCGAAGGAACCGACGAATGACCCGCCCGCCCTCGGCCCGCCTAGTCGCCCTGCTGATCGGATTTTCGGCCATTGCCTGCGCAGGGCCAATGTTTGCGCAGACCACGATTGCCATGTCGGGCCTGCAAACCGACCCCGCCGCCCCGATCGAGGTGACATCGGATACGCTCAGCGTCAGCCAAAGCGACCAGCGTGCCGTGTTTTCCAGCAATGTTATCATTACGCAGGGCGATCTGCGCATCAGCGCCGAAACAGCCGAGGTCAGCTATGACGGCGCGAGCGGGCAAATCACCGAACTGCAGCTGGAAGGTGGCGTCACCCTGACAACCCCGACCGAGGCCGCCGAATCCGAAACCGCGCAGTATATCATCGGCACATCGCATCTGACGATGATGGGGAACGTGCTGCTAACGCAGGGCGCCATGGTTGTTGCGGGCGACACTATGTTGACCGACCTGCGCGCAGGCACCGCGCAAATGAACGGCAATGTTCGCAGCAGCTTCGCGACTGGGCAGTAACATGGAACACACCGCCGGCCTGAATGTGCGCAACCTGCGCAAAAGCTATCGCCGCCGCCCGGTGATCCGCGATGTCAGCCTGCGGCTGGAACGCGGCGAGGTTGTGGCCTTGCTCGGGCCGAACGGGTCGGGCAAAACCACCTGCTTTTACGCGATTGCGGGGCTGGTTCAGGCCGACGCGGGCCAAGTGATGATCGACGGGCGTGATGTCAGCACGCTGCCGATGTACCGCCGCGCGCGGCTGGGCATCGGCTATCTGCCGCAGGAAATGTCGATTTTTCGCGGCATGTCTGTCGAAGACAACATCATGGCGATTCTGGAAATTGCCGAAAGCGACCATTCCCGCCGCCGCGAGCGGTTGGAGGAGCTGCTGGCCGAGTTTTCGATCACCCACATCCGTCGCGCCCCCGCCCTTGCCCTTTCGGGCGGCGAGCGTCGCCGTGCCGAAATCGCCCGCTGCTTAGCGGCAGGCCCCAGCTATGTCCTGCTGGACGAACCTTACGCCGGGGTCGACCCTATTGCAGTGGCCGAAATCCGCGCGCTGGTGGCGCAATTGAAAACCCGCGGCATTGGCGTGCTGATCACCGACCACAATGTGCGCGAGACGCTGGAAATCGTTGATCGCGCCTACATTTTGCACGACGGCAAAGTTCTGATGTCGGGAACGACCGCCGAAATCGTGGCGAATCCCGATGTGCGGCGCGTTTATTTGGGCGCAGATTTCAGCATGGGGTAAAGGCCGCTGGCCACCCCCTGCCGCCCGTCTTTGCCGATTGTAACAGTTTTTTCCAATATCGTTGACTTTGCATTCTGGCTGGGGCCGAATGGACCTGACGGAACCCCATGCCGAAAGGAGGATCCCAAGAGACGCCCCTTTCCTGTGGGGACCGTCTAGGACCTGCAGCCCGCCCATCAGGGCGGCGACAGCGCAACCAGGAGGAATCCATGCGTTACCAGATCAGTGGAAAACAACTCGATATCGGCGATGCCCTGCAGCAGCATGTGCGCACCGAGCTGGACGAGATCATCGCAAAATATGCCGGTCGCCCGACCAGCGCGGTGGTCAGCTTCTCGCGCATCGCACACGAATTTTCCTGCGAGGTTACCGTCCACCTGTCCACAGGCCTGATCGCACAATCACGCGGGCGCGACGCCGAAATCTACGCCGCCTTTGCCAAAGCCGCCGAACGAATGGGCAAACAATTGCGCCGCGCCAAGCGCCGCTTGAAGGACCATTATGCCGCCCGTCCGCAGCCGGTTGAACTTCTGGCCGGTTCCGCCTATATCCTCGCGCCGATAGAGGACAGCGACGAAACCGAGAACGAGGCCGAGAACACCAACCCGACGATCGTAGCGGATATGCAGGCGCAGATTCCGGCGTTGTCGGTAGGCGAGGCGGTAATGCAAATGGAACTGGCAGATATCCCCGTCCTGATGTTCCAAAATGAAAAACATGGCGGGCTGAATGTGGTCTACCGTCGCGATGATGGTAACATCGGCTGGAT carries:
- a CDS encoding YciI family protein yields the protein MRFAIICRDKADSLEIRMSNREAHLAFLATGPVEQAGPFLDTDGKMVGSMLIVDFDTLADAQSWAAKDPYANAGLFETVYIDQWKKVIG
- a CDS encoding EVE domain-containing protein; this encodes MAYWLLKSEPDTFGWDHQLALGAGGGAWTGVRNYQARNAMRAMQVGDLALFYHSNIGKAVVGIVRVTALSAPDPTTDDPRWDCVTVAALMPLPQPVSLATIKATPALAEMALVKAPRLSVQPVDPAHFALICRMGGLMHPPVSQGG
- a CDS encoding ribonuclease D — translated: MANFLYQNDLPDGLDLGPVVAIDCETMGLNPHRDRLCLVQMSGGDGNAHLVQVAPGQTSAPNLARMLEDPNVLKLFHFGRFDIAAMYNSFGALAQPVYCTKIASKMVRTFTDRHGLKYLLQDLVGVDISKQQQQSDWGASTLTTAQMDYAASDVLYLHRLRARLDEMLEREGRTALAQSCFDFLPTRARLDLEGWPDIDIFAH
- a CDS encoding KpsF/GutQ family sugar-phosphate isomerase, translated to MTQSNSDLAVGARVILDEAAGLTRLAEVLDSRFTDAVAMMAAAKGRVICSGMGKSGHIARKIVATLASTGTPAQFIHPAEASHGDLGMITADDVLLILSNSGETPELADIIAYARRFRIPLIGVASRADSTLLTQSDVAIVLPAMPEACGIGVVPTTSTTMTLALGDALAIALMERRHFTAENFRAFHPGGKLGARLSKVRDLMHGGDALPLVAADTPMPDVLLTMTHKGFGVVGVTDAGGRLSGIITDGDLRRHMRGLLDLTATQVMTAKPSTISPDALAAEALAQMQDRKITSLFVTAADSALPVGLIHIHDCLRAGVV
- the lptC gene encoding LPS export ABC transporter periplasmic protein LptC is translated as MARGGDAYSRFIALLTVILPLAALGLMAGLFLSSRTRAPDANTFENAAQIAADPHVGEPKVTGVAADGSTVSIVGEEVRQIANTPDEVQITRPFGDITLPSGVVLHVSAGNGLFNTTQQVADLSGLVWVESGAQWRVETSALTVDLANAIMETKGALEARSPFGRLTAGHMRATSTPVQPNGEGGLQVLFSDGVRLLYQPVPIEGTDE
- a CDS encoding LptA/OstA family protein → MTRPPSARLVALLIGFSAIACAGPMFAQTTIAMSGLQTDPAAPIEVTSDTLSVSQSDQRAVFSSNVIITQGDLRISAETAEVSYDGASGQITELQLEGGVTLTTPTEAAESETAQYIIGTSHLTMMGNVLLTQGAMVVAGDTMLTDLRAGTAQMNGNVRSSFATGQ
- the lptB gene encoding LPS export ABC transporter ATP-binding protein, with protein sequence MEHTAGLNVRNLRKSYRRRPVIRDVSLRLERGEVVALLGPNGSGKTTCFYAIAGLVQADAGQVMIDGRDVSTLPMYRRARLGIGYLPQEMSIFRGMSVEDNIMAILEIAESDHSRRRERLEELLAEFSITHIRRAPALALSGGERRRAEIARCLAAGPSYVLLDEPYAGVDPIAVAEIRALVAQLKTRGIGVLITDHNVRETLEIVDRAYILHDGKVLMSGTTAEIVANPDVRRVYLGADFSMG
- the hpf gene encoding ribosome hibernation-promoting factor, HPF/YfiA family; this translates as MRYQISGKQLDIGDALQQHVRTELDEIIAKYAGRPTSAVVSFSRIAHEFSCEVTVHLSTGLIAQSRGRDAEIYAAFAKAAERMGKQLRRAKRRLKDHYAARPQPVELLAGSAYILAPIEDSDETENEAENTNPTIVADMQAQIPALSVGEAVMQMELADIPVLMFQNEKHGGLNVVYRRDDGNIGWIDPRNSGL